TCGATTACTTCTGTTTCACCCTCTTGAATACGTTCTACAACACAACTTTTCATGTGTCCCTCTAGTAGAATTCTTCCTACACTGTTTAGAGCAGATTGGATCGCAGAGATTTGGGTCAAGACATCATCACAGTAGGTGTCTTTTTCTATTAATCCTTTTACTCCTCTAATCTGCCCCTCGATCCTATTCAATCGGGTAACTAAATTATTTTTAATTTCAGCTGAATGGTGACTTTTCCTCTCGTGTATTGAATCCATATTGAGCCCTCCTTGTTCACATCATATTATACCCCCCTTGGGTATGTCAAGTGTGGTTTATTGAATAAAAAATAGGCTTATCCCTAAAACATAGATAGCTGTGCAGACACACAATATCACAGGCAGAGGATCGAAAAATCCCGGTTGGAGTGAAGAAGATCGGGGACTTACCCCTTCATTCACGGGAGACCTTCGACCAAAAATCCCTAGAGATTGTTTGTAAGTAAAGAACTAGAGGAGATCTTGATAGTACCAGTGTTCTTGAATCGTATACTTTTCCCCGAGAAGAAAGGAGACGTGGTTAGAAAATAATGGACCGTCATAAACGAAGGTATGGTATTCCCCATATTCGCCACAGGCATCTGATGTTCCTAGATCATATATGAACTCTTTATCCAGCACTCGACCTAAAAAGGAAGCAGGCAAATCCGTTGTTCTTACACAGATGACGATTGCTCGATAGCCCAAGCTAACAAACTCTTGATACAAGGTTTCACTACTCTCTTGCCAAAGAGGTAGTAGCATTTGAAAACCCTCTGTTTGAAACAGTTGCTCTTTGTACTCTTTAACTTCTTCAAGGAACAGATCACCATAAGCGATTTTTGTAATCCCTTCTTGCTTCAATTCTTTCATCATCTCTTTAAAGCCATCCTCAAATTGCTTCACCGTAAAATGGGAAAAGACTAGCTTCTTCAGCGGGATGCCAAGAGCACGTGCTTGTCGTTCAATTAATTCGATTCGAATTTGATGGCTGGTTGCTCGCCCATCTGCTGTCATGGTGACGAGAAGGTAGGCAACTTCAAAGTGCTGATTCTGCAAACGGTGTAGCATCATCACAGAATCTTTGCCACCACTAAAGGCGACAACAATCTTTTCTTTCATTTCGGGTGCTCCTTTTTTGCGCCTATTATAATGGTATTCATCCCATCTATCATTCTATTAAAGACAAGAGATACGAGTTAGCTTTCACATGCCTCTAAGATGTTTTTTCATCTTAATGCTTGTTGGGATATACCCCATCTTGGTATATAACTGATGCGCACGTTTGTTGTGCCCGAAAACATGTAGCCCGATTGAACTTACATTCATCGGAGCCAGTTCAGTTTCAAGTGCAATAAGTGCCTGCTTTCCATATCCCTTACCTTGAAATTCTTCGTTTATCTGAATGCTGTATATAAAAGCTGATATCTCGTCCATGTTTGTTTTGACTGCATACCAAAGCGTGCCTATTATACCTACTACTTCGTGATGCAATGA
This sequence is a window from Mechercharimyces sp. CAU 1602. Protein-coding genes within it:
- a CDS encoding metal-sensitive transcriptional regulator, translated to MDSIHERKSHHSAEIKNNLVTRLNRIEGQIRGVKGLIEKDTYCDDVLTQISAIQSALNSVGRILLEGHMKSCVVERIQEGETEVIDELLITVKKMMK
- a CDS encoding diphthine--ammonia ligase, which translates into the protein MKEKIVVAFSGGKDSVMMLHRLQNQHFEVAYLLVTMTADGRATSHQIRIELIERQARALGIPLKKLVFSHFTVKQFEDGFKEMMKELKQEGITKIAYGDLFLEEVKEYKEQLFQTEGFQMLLPLWQESSETLYQEFVSLGYRAIVICVRTTDLPASFLGRVLDKEFIYDLGTSDACGEYGEYHTFVYDGPLFSNHVSFLLGEKYTIQEHWYYQDLL
- a CDS encoding N-acetyltransferase, yielding MINLVRMNEEQFSSFFEETVREYAEEYVKEGRWTPSESIERATKEANELLPKGIQTNGHFLCSLHHEVVGIIGTLWYAVKTNMDEISAFIYSIQINEEFQGKGYGKQALIALETELAPMNVSSIGLHVFGHNKRAHQLYTKMGYIPTSIKMKKHLRGM